In Serratia sp. FDAARGOS_506, a genomic segment contains:
- a CDS encoding glutamate synthase small subunit, translated as MSQNVYQFIDLQRVDPPKKPLKIRKIEFVEIYEPFSETQAKAQADRCLSCGNPYCEWKCPVHNYIPNWLKLANEGRIMEAADLAHQTNSLPEVCGRVCPQDRLCEGSCTLNDEFGAVTIGNIERYISDKAIEMGWKPDMSHVQPTGKRVAIVGAGPAGLACADVLTRNGVKAVVYDRHPEIGGLLTFGIPAFKLEKEVMVKRRGIFSEMGIEFQLNTEVGKDVSMDTLLNEYDAVFLGVGTYQSMRGGLENEDAQGVYDALPFLIANTKQLMGYETEQHEPYVSMEGKRVVVLGGGDTAMDCVRTSVRQGATQVTCAYRRDEANMPGSKREVKNAREEGVDFQFNLQPLSIELNSAGRVAGVKMVRTQLGAPDANGRQAAEQVPGSEHVIDADAVVMAFGFRPHRMDWLAAHDVQLDKQGRILAPEGSDNAFQTSNPKIFAGGDAVRGSDLVVTAIAEGRKAADGIMNYLEV; from the coding sequence ATGAGTCAGAACGTTTATCAATTTATCGACCTGCAGCGTGTTGATCCGCCAAAGAAACCGCTGAAGATCCGCAAAATCGAGTTCGTCGAGATATACGAACCGTTTTCGGAAACGCAGGCCAAGGCCCAGGCGGACCGCTGTCTGTCCTGCGGTAACCCGTATTGCGAGTGGAAGTGCCCGGTGCACAACTACATCCCGAACTGGCTGAAACTGGCCAACGAAGGCCGCATCATGGAAGCGGCGGACCTGGCGCATCAGACCAACAGCCTGCCGGAAGTATGCGGCCGCGTGTGCCCGCAGGATCGCCTGTGCGAAGGCTCCTGCACCCTGAACGACGAGTTCGGCGCGGTCACCATCGGCAATATCGAGCGCTACATCAGCGATAAGGCCATCGAAATGGGCTGGAAGCCGGACATGTCGCACGTGCAGCCGACCGGCAAGCGCGTGGCGATCGTCGGTGCCGGCCCTGCAGGGCTGGCCTGTGCCGACGTATTGACCCGCAACGGCGTCAAGGCGGTGGTGTATGACCGCCACCCGGAAATCGGCGGCCTGCTGACCTTCGGCATCCCGGCCTTCAAGCTGGAAAAGGAAGTGATGGTCAAACGCCGTGGCATCTTCAGCGAGATGGGCATCGAGTTCCAGCTGAACACCGAAGTGGGCAAAGACGTCAGCATGGATACCTTGCTGAACGAGTACGATGCGGTATTCCTCGGCGTCGGCACCTATCAGTCGATGCGCGGCGGCCTGGAGAACGAGGACGCGCAGGGCGTGTACGACGCGCTGCCGTTCCTGATCGCCAACACCAAGCAACTGATGGGGTATGAAACCGAGCAGCACGAACCTTACGTCAGCATGGAAGGCAAACGCGTGGTGGTATTGGGCGGCGGCGATACCGCCATGGACTGCGTGCGCACCTCGGTGCGCCAGGGCGCGACGCAGGTCACCTGTGCCTACCGCCGCGACGAAGCCAACATGCCGGGATCCAAGCGCGAAGTGAAGAACGCCCGGGAAGAAGGGGTAGACTTCCAGTTCAACCTGCAGCCGCTGAGCATCGAACTGAACAGCGCCGGCCGCGTGGCCGGGGTGAAAATGGTGCGCACTCAGTTGGGTGCGCCGGATGCCAACGGCCGTCAGGCGGCGGAGCAGGTACCGGGTTCCGAACACGTGATCGACGCTGACGCGGTGGTGATGGCGTTCGGCTTCCGCCCGCATCGCATGGACTGGCTGGCAGCGCACGACGTGCAGCTCGATAAGCAGGGCCGTATCCTGGCCCCGGAAGGCAGCGACAACGCATTCCAGACCAGCAACCCGAAAATCTTCGCCGGCGGCGACGCGGTACGCGGTTCCGACCTGGTGGTGACGGCGATCGCCGAAGGCCGCAAGGCGGCAGACGGCATCATGAACTACCTGGAAGTGTAA
- the gltB gene encoding glutamate synthase large subunit yields the protein MLYDKSQERDNCGFGLIAHIEGEPSHKVVRTAIHALARMQHRGAILADGKTGDGCGLLLQKPDRFFRMVAEERGWRLAKNYAVGMMFLSQNEEEARLSRRIVEEELQNETLSIVGWREVPTNPDVLGEIALSSLPRIEQIFVNAPAGWRPRDMERRLFVARRRIEKRVQDNSFYVCSFSNLVTIYKGLCMPADLPRFYLDLADLRLESAICLFHQRFSTNTVPRWPLAQPFRYLAHNGEINTITGNRQWARARTYKFQTPLIPDLQAAAPFVNETGSDSSSLDNMLELLLAGGMDLIRAMRLLVPPAWQNNPDMDGDLRAFFDFNSMHMEPWDGPAGIVMSDGRYAACNLDRNGLRPARYVITKDKLITCASEVGIWDYQPDEVVEKGRVGPGELMVIDTRSGRILHSAETDNDLKSRHPYKEWMEKNVKRLVPFEDLPDDQVGSRELDDAQLETYQKQFGYSSEELDQVIRVLGEIGQEATGSMGDDTPFAVLSSRPRIVYDYFRQQFAQVTNPPIDPLREAHVMSLATSIGREMNVFCEAEGQAHRLSFKSPILLYSDFKQLTTLEGEYYRAETLDLTFDPQQQDLEQTIRALCDEAERKVREGAVLLVLSDRAIAPGRLPVPAPMAVGAVQTRLVEKSLRCDANLIVETASARDPHHFAVLLGFGATAIYPYLAYETLAKLVDSQAIDKKYRDVMLNYRNGINKGLYKIMSKMGISTIASYRCSKLFEAVGLHRDLADLCFQGVVSRIGGASFSDFQQDLQNLSKRAWLKRKPLEQGGLLKFVHGGEYHAYNPDVVNSLQKAVHSGEYSDYQAYAKLVNERPVAMLRDLLAITPKGEPIPVDQVEPAESLFKRFDTAAMSIGALSPEAHESLAIAMNGLGGFSNSGEGGEDPARYRTNKVSRIKQVASGRFGVTPAYLVNADVIQIKVAQGAKPGEGGQLPGDKVTPYIARLRYSVPGVTLISPPPHHDIYSIEDLAQLIFDLKQVNPKAVISVKLVSEPGVGTIATGVAKAYADLITIAGYDGGTGASPLSSVKYAGCPWELGLVETQQALVANGLRHKIRLQVDGGLKTGVDIVKAAILGAESFGFGTGPMVALGCKYLRICHLNNCATGVATQDDKLRRDHYHGLPERVTNYFQFIARETREIMAQLGVSQLVDLIGRTDFLTELDGISAKQNKLDLSPLLKTATPHPGKAVYCTESSNPAFDKGLLNKELLAQAEPHIEAKQGKTFYFDIRNTDRSVGAMLSGAIASVHGDQGMAADPIKAHFSGTAGQSFGVWNAGGVELTLTGDANDYVGKGMAGGSIAVRPPIGSAFRSHEASIVGNTCLYGATGGKLFAAGRAGERFAVRNSGAITVVEGIGDNGCEYMTGGIVCVLGKTGINFGAGMTGGFAYVLDEDGEFRKRVNPELVEVLDVDQLAIHEEHLRGLITEHVQATGSSRAEEILANWPEWAPKFALVKPKSSDVKALLGHRSRSAAELRVQAQ from the coding sequence ATGTTGTACGATAAATCCCAAGAGAGGGACAACTGTGGTTTCGGCCTGATCGCCCACATAGAAGGCGAACCTAGCCACAAGGTGGTTCGCACCGCCATTCACGCGCTGGCCCGCATGCAGCACCGCGGCGCGATCCTGGCCGACGGCAAGACCGGCGATGGCTGCGGCCTGTTGCTGCAAAAACCCGATCGTTTCTTCCGCATGGTGGCGGAAGAGCGCGGCTGGCGTTTAGCCAAAAACTACGCCGTCGGCATGATGTTCCTCAGCCAGAACGAAGAGGAAGCGCGCCTCAGCCGCCGCATCGTGGAAGAAGAGCTGCAAAACGAAACGCTGTCTATCGTCGGCTGGCGCGAAGTGCCGACCAACCCGGACGTGCTGGGTGAAATCGCCCTCTCCTCCCTGCCGCGCATCGAGCAAATCTTCGTTAACGCCCCGGCCGGCTGGCGCCCGCGCGATATGGAACGCCGCCTGTTCGTGGCGCGCCGCCGCATCGAGAAGCGCGTGCAGGACAACAGCTTCTACGTCTGCAGCTTCTCCAACCTGGTGACGATCTATAAAGGCCTGTGCATGCCTGCGGATCTGCCGCGCTTCTATCTCGATCTGGCGGATCTGCGCCTAGAATCGGCCATTTGCCTGTTCCACCAGCGCTTCTCCACCAACACCGTGCCGCGCTGGCCGCTGGCACAGCCGTTCCGCTACCTGGCGCACAACGGCGAAATCAACACCATCACCGGCAACCGCCAATGGGCGCGTGCCCGTACCTACAAATTCCAAACGCCGCTGATCCCGGATCTGCAGGCCGCCGCGCCGTTCGTCAACGAAACCGGCTCCGACTCCAGCTCGCTGGACAACATGCTGGAGCTGCTGCTGGCGGGCGGGATGGATCTCATCCGCGCCATGCGTCTGCTGGTGCCGCCGGCCTGGCAGAATAACCCGGACATGGATGGCGATCTGCGCGCCTTCTTCGACTTCAACTCAATGCATATGGAGCCGTGGGACGGCCCGGCCGGCATCGTGATGTCCGACGGCCGCTACGCCGCCTGTAACCTCGATCGCAACGGCCTGCGCCCGGCGCGCTATGTGATCACCAAAGATAAGCTGATCACCTGCGCCTCCGAAGTCGGCATCTGGGATTACCAACCGGATGAAGTGGTGGAAAAAGGCCGCGTCGGCCCCGGCGAGCTGATGGTGATCGACACCCGCAGCGGCCGCATCCTGCACTCGGCGGAAACCGACAACGATCTGAAAAGCCGCCATCCGTATAAAGAGTGGATGGAGAAAAACGTCAAACGTCTGGTGCCGTTCGAAGATCTGCCGGACGATCAGGTCGGCAGCCGCGAGCTCGACGACGCGCAGCTCGAAACCTACCAGAAACAGTTCGGCTACAGCAGCGAAGAGCTGGATCAGGTGATCCGCGTGCTGGGCGAGATTGGCCAGGAAGCCACCGGTTCGATGGGTGACGATACCCCGTTCGCCGTGCTCTCCAGCCGGCCGCGCATCGTTTACGACTACTTCCGCCAGCAGTTCGCGCAGGTCACCAACCCGCCGATCGATCCGCTGCGCGAAGCGCACGTCATGTCGCTGGCCACCAGCATCGGCCGAGAAATGAACGTGTTCTGCGAAGCCGAAGGCCAGGCGCACCGCCTGAGCTTCAAATCGCCGATCCTGCTGTACTCTGATTTCAAACAGCTCACCACGCTGGAAGGCGAATACTATCGCGCCGAGACGCTCGATCTGACCTTCGATCCGCAGCAGCAGGATCTGGAGCAGACCATTCGCGCCCTGTGCGACGAAGCGGAACGCAAGGTGCGTGAAGGTGCGGTGCTGTTGGTGCTGTCCGACCGTGCCATCGCGCCCGGCCGCCTGCCGGTACCGGCCCCGATGGCGGTTGGCGCCGTGCAAACCCGCCTGGTGGAGAAAAGCCTGCGCTGCGACGCCAACCTGATCGTTGAAACCGCCAGCGCCCGCGATCCGCACCACTTCGCCGTGCTGCTCGGCTTCGGCGCAACCGCTATCTACCCGTATCTGGCTTATGAAACCCTGGCCAAGCTGGTGGACAGCCAGGCGATCGACAAAAAATACCGCGACGTGATGCTGAACTACCGCAACGGCATCAACAAAGGCCTGTACAAGATCATGTCCAAAATGGGCATCTCGACCATCGCCTCTTACCGCTGCTCCAAGCTGTTCGAAGCGGTCGGCCTGCACCGTGATTTGGCGGATCTCTGCTTCCAGGGCGTGGTCAGCCGCATCGGCGGCGCCAGCTTCAGCGACTTCCAGCAGGATCTGCAGAACCTTTCCAAGCGCGCCTGGCTGAAACGCAAACCGCTGGAGCAAGGCGGCCTGCTGAAGTTTGTGCACGGCGGCGAATACCACGCCTACAACCCGGACGTGGTGAACTCGCTGCAAAAAGCGGTGCACAGCGGCGAGTACAGCGACTACCAGGCTTACGCCAAGCTGGTGAACGAGCGGCCGGTCGCTATGCTGCGCGATCTGCTGGCCATCACGCCAAAAGGCGAACCGATCCCGGTCGATCAGGTCGAGCCGGCGGAGTCGCTGTTCAAACGCTTCGACACGGCGGCGATGTCGATCGGCGCGCTGAGCCCGGAAGCGCACGAATCGCTGGCGATCGCCATGAACGGCCTCGGCGGCTTCTCCAACTCCGGCGAAGGCGGCGAAGATCCGGCGCGCTACCGCACCAACAAGGTGTCGCGCATCAAACAGGTGGCCTCCGGCCGCTTCGGCGTGACGCCGGCCTACCTGGTGAACGCCGACGTGATCCAGATTAAGGTGGCGCAGGGCGCCAAGCCGGGCGAAGGCGGCCAACTGCCGGGCGACAAGGTCACCCCGTACATCGCCAGACTGCGTTACTCGGTGCCGGGCGTGACGCTGATCTCTCCACCGCCGCACCACGATATCTACTCGATCGAAGATCTGGCGCAGCTGATCTTCGACCTGAAGCAGGTCAACCCGAAGGCGGTGATCTCGGTGAAACTGGTGTCCGAGCCGGGCGTCGGCACCATCGCCACCGGCGTGGCGAAAGCCTATGCCGACCTGATTACCATTGCCGGTTACGACGGCGGCACCGGCGCCAGCCCGCTGTCCTCGGTGAAATATGCCGGCTGTCCGTGGGAACTGGGCCTGGTGGAAACCCAGCAGGCGTTGGTGGCCAACGGTCTGCGCCACAAGATCCGTCTGCAAGTGGACGGCGGCCTGAAAACCGGTGTGGACATCGTCAAGGCGGCGATCCTGGGTGCGGAAAGCTTCGGCTTCGGCACTGGGCCGATGGTGGCGCTGGGCTGTAAATACCTGCGCATCTGCCACCTCAACAACTGCGCGACCGGCGTCGCGACTCAGGACGACAAGCTGCGCCGCGATCACTACCACGGTCTGCCGGAACGCGTGACGAATTACTTCCAGTTTATCGCGCGTGAAACCCGCGAGATCATGGCGCAGTTGGGCGTGAGCCAGCTGGTGGATCTGATCGGCCGCACCGATTTCCTGACCGAACTGGACGGCATTTCCGCCAAACAGAACAAGCTGGATCTATCGCCGCTGCTGAAAACCGCCACGCCGCATCCGGGCAAAGCGGTGTACTGCACCGAAAGCAGCAACCCGGCGTTCGACAAGGGCCTGCTGAACAAAGAGCTGTTGGCGCAAGCGGAACCGCATATCGAAGCGAAGCAGGGTAAAACCTTCTACTTCGACATTCGCAATACCGACCGCTCCGTGGGCGCCATGCTTTCCGGCGCTATCGCCAGCGTGCACGGCGATCAGGGCATGGCGGCCGATCCGATCAAGGCGCACTTCTCCGGCACCGCCGGGCAGAGCTTCGGCGTCTGGAACGCCGGCGGCGTCGAACTGACCCTGACCGGCGACGCCAACGACTATGTCGGCAAAGGCATGGCCGGTGGCAGCATCGCGGTGCGCCCACCGATTGGCTCTGCCTTCCGCAGCCATGAAGCCAGCATCGTCGGCAACACCTGCCTTTACGGTGCCACCGGCGGCAAACTGTTCGCCGCCGGCCGCGCGGGCGAACGTTTCGCGGTGCGCAACTCCGGCGCCATCACCGTGGTGGAAGGCATCGGCGACAACGGCTGCGAATACATGACCGGCGGCATCGTCTGCGTGCTGGGTAAAACCGGCATCAACTTCGGTGCAGGCATGACCGGCGGCTTCGCCTACGTGCTGGACGAAGACGGCGAGTTCCGCAAGCGCGTGAACCCGGAGCTGGTGGAAGTGCTGGATGTCGATCAACTGGCGATCCACGAGGAGCACCTGCGCGGCCTGATCACCGAACACGTGCAGGCGACCGGCTCTTCCCGTGCGGAAGAGATCCTGGCCAACTGGCCGGAGTGGGCGCCGAAGTTTGCCCTGGTCAAACCGAAGTCCAGCGATGTCAAAGCGCTGTTGGGTCACCGTAGCCGTTCCGCAGCCGAGCTGCGGGTGCAGGCGCAGTAA